GCGATTCGTGTGAAAGCGCATGTCGTTGCACAAGACGAAACGGAGACGGGTGTACGCGCATACTTGAATTTTGGTCATACGTTGGCTCATGCGCTTGAATCAATGACGAACTTTGAAATGTCACACGGAGATGCGGTATCGATCGGAATGAGATTTGCCCTCCGAATGAGTCGCAAGCTGACCGGCACACAAGTTCAAGAGAAGGATTGGCGAGAGTGGTTTGACGGGCTCGGTTTCCCGCGTTTATCTCCTCACCTTGACGTTTGCGACATGCTTAAGAAAATGAAAAAAGATAAAAAATCAACGAGTGGTCAAATCAATATGGTCTTACTAGAAGAAATTGGCCGGGTTTGCCTGCGCTCTGTCGATGATGAAATGATCATAGAAGAGTTAAAAGCATTTCAAAGGGAGGAACAGGCATGATTCGGGGAATTAGAGGTGCGACAACGGTAGAATCGAATAATGCCGAAGACATTCTTGTCAAGACAGAAGCATTGTTCCGCAAAATGGTTACGGCCAATGGTGTAGAAGCAGAAGATGTTGCGAGTGTATACGTGTCGATGACGAACGACCTAGATGCTGTATTCCCTGCAAAGGCACTAAGGCGGTTGGATGGCTGGACGTACGTTCCGATTATGTGTATGGCAGAAGCAACGGTTGCGGGTGCCTTAGAAAAATGTATCAGAGTGATGATGCATGTGAACACGAATGCGTCGCAAAAAGAAGTGGAGCACATTTATCTTGAAGGGGCAGTCGTCCTTAGGCCGGATTTATCATTGACAGATTCTAAAAAGGTATAGTAAAGTCTATACAAGTTAAGTAAATGAGATTAGTGATTAATAAGCAGTTGAGTTGAGAGTAGAGTGAGTTTAGAAAAGCTGAGCGTGAGCAGAGATGAGCGAATACACACGGGATACGTCTATCCTTTTTCGCGCCCAGGCTTTAGTTCAAAGCTCCTGGGCGTTTTATATTTCCTCTTTTTTCCTCTCCTGCTCTCCATAGGCAAATGATGGAGGGATATTCCTATTGAAGACACTTCAGCAATTTATCGAAGAAGCAGAACATTATGACACGATCCCCTTAGTTAAAGAGTACTACGTTGATCAAACGACACCGATTCATATGTTTACTCACCTTCAAGATACGGCGTCCTATTTACTCGAAAGCCGTGATGAGCAGTCACTTTGGTCGAAGCATTCGTTTATTGGTTTACACGAAACGTATGCCATCGTTCACCAAGAAAGTCACTTTCAGATTAAGAAAGAGAATAAAGTGATCGAAAGCGAGACGACGCTTCAAGATGCATTTGCGTCAGTGCAAAAGCTACAAAACTTAAAGCCATTGGAAAGTGACTTGCCTTTTTCTGGTGGTGGTGTCGGCTATATGGCTTATGAAGCGGCTTATGAGCTAGAAACTGTGCGAACGAAACACGGTTTTGACGGGCAAAAACCTTTGTATCATTTTATATTTTGTGAAATCGTGCTCGCATATCACCATCACAATGGCCGCCTTGAAGTCATTTGTTATGTAGACGTGCAAAATAAAGATCGAGTAAAGGAAATTTACGCAGAAACGATCAAGCGAATGGATGATATCGTTTCTAAAGCAACTTTGAACAACGATGCACCTCCGCATTTGTTAACACCGACCAACGGACAGGAAGTCGAAGAAGCGTTTGCCCAATTTGTTAGCAATTACGCGAAAGATTCATTCTTACATGATGTAAAGGCCATTCAAGAATGGATCAAAAACGGCGATATTTTTCAAGCTGTATTATCGCAACGGTTTACCAAAAAAACAGAAGTGTCCGGCCTTGAGCTGTATCGGTCGTTACGAATGATTAACCCTTCACCGTACATGTTTTACATCGTACTTGGCGAGACAGAAATCATTGGCAGCTCACCGGAAAAACTCGTTGAAGTTCAGCAAGGTGAAATTGAAATTCACCCAATTGCAGGGACGAGACCGCGTGGTCAGACAAAACGAGAAGACGAACAGCTCGGTGAAGAATTGAAAAATGATGAAAAAGAACGGGCAGAGCACCATATGCTCGTCGACCTTGCTCGCAACGATGTGGGTCGTGTCGCAGCATACGGCTCTGTACACACACCTGTTTTACTTGAATTGGCACACTTTTCGCACGTTATGCACCTCATTTCTAAAGTACGTGGCCAGCTAGCTGAGGGGTTTACACCATTTGCTGCCTTAAACGCTGGTTTTCCCGCGGGAACCGTATCCGGTTCACCGAAAATCAGGGCAATGGAAATTATTAATGAGCTAGAGCCTACATCGCGAGGCATTTATGCTGGAGCCATTTGTTATATCGGCTATAATGCTCAAATCGACTCGTGTATAGCGATCCGGACCATGACTTTGGAAAAAGGTACCGTCACAGTGCAGGCAGGCGCTGGTGTCGTTGCTGATTCTGTCCCTGAGATGGAATGGGAAGAAACGAGAAATAAGGCGCTGGGGCTTGTGCGAGCGATTGACCATGCGGAAAAGCAAAAAGCGGAAGGGAGTCAAACTTATGTTTGAATCTATTCTTCAAACAGTGGCCGCCCGCCAAGAAACGTTAAGCGAACAGAAAGCTGAACAGGCCATGAACATCGTTATGCAAGGAGAGGCATCACCGTTACAAATTGCTTCATTTTTAACGGCGCTCCATATGAGAGGTGAAACGATCGAAGAGATTATCGGGTTTGTTCGCTCCCTCCGTTCGCACATGACGACGGTCAATGGGCCAACCGAAAATTTGATTGATATGTGTGGTACAGGAGGCGATGCTTCTGGAACATTTAATATTTCCACGGCTAGCTCACTGCTCGTTTCCTCACTCGGAGTGCCGGTTGCAAAACACGGAAATTTTGCGGTCTCATCTAAAAGTGGAAGTGCCGACGTGCTGAACACACTCGGCATTGATATTCAGCAAAATGCAGAGGAAGCAAAGCAAGGTTTAGCAAAGCACCATATGTCATTTTTATTTGCTCCTTTGTACCATCAGGCGATGAAGCACGCCGTTGCACCGCGAAAAGAGCTTGGTTTTCGCACGGTATTTAACATTTTGGGACCGATGGCAAATCCGCTTCGTTGTCGCAAGCAATTGATCGGGGTGTACGATTTTGAACAGGCGAAAAAAATGGCAAAAGCTTTGCGAGAGCTAGGCTCTGAACATGTGTTACTCGTGACAGGAGAAGACGGTCTTGACGAAATAACAATTACTGGACGTACGAACGTCGTTGAGCTTTGTGACGGTGATATCCACACATACCAGATTGAACCAGCGCAATTTAACGTACCGACCGGGCGTATTGAAGATATTCTTGCGCGCTCTCCAGAGGATAGCGCCCGCATCATTACGGACGTGTTAAAAGGAAAAGGAGAGGAAGCAGCCACAAACATTGTTGCACTCAATGCAGGTGCTGCTCTGTATGTCGCTGACGATGTTTCCTCAATCGAAGCAGGGATTGAGCGTGCGCAGCAAGCTTTGCGTACTGGGCAGGGATACGCACATTTAGAAAAAATGATGACGAAAAAGGCGGGGGACTTCCATGTTGCATCAAATTCTTGAAACAAAACGTGAAGAAATACAGCACATTCATATTGAAGAGCTGAAGCATCGTGATGTCGGTTTTCGTTCTTTACGGCAGGCATTGCTCTCATCTGAGCAACAGCCCGCCTTAATCGCTGAAGTGAAAAAAGCATCACCGTCAAAAGGTCTGATTAGCGAGCATTTTGTTCCTACAGAGATTGGGCAGGCATATGAACGTGGCGGGGCAGCCGCGATTTCAGTGTTAACGGACGAAACGTATTTCAAAGGGGCAAAAGCGCATTTAGAAGCCGTGCGCGCTCACGTGTCTCTGCCAGTGCTTAGGAAGGATTTTATTATTTCAGAGGCGCAAGTATTCGAAAGTGCTTCAATTGGTGCCGATGCGATCCTGTTAATTGGTGAGGCGATGTCTCCAGAAGCATTGTACACACTCTATCAAACAGCAGAAGCGATTGGTTTGGAATGCCTCGTCGAAGTGCATAGTAAGGAAACGCTCTCCCAACTGCTTGACGTCTTTACACCGGCATTGCTCGGCATAAATAATCGCGATTTACACACGTTTGAAACGCGGCTTCAACATACAAACGAGATTGCAAAGCTCCTGCCGGAAGGTACGCTTTTTATTAGTGAATCAGGTATTCATGGATCTGACGATGTCAAAACGGTTAAAGAATACGGTGCAGCAGGCATCCTCGTTGGCGAGCATTTAATGCGATCGGGTGCGCCTGAACAAGCGATACGAGCATTATATGGGAATCAAGCCACATGAGAACGAAACCAATCTTGAAATTTTGCGGAAATCAAAGTGCCGCTGATTATGTGAAATCCATCAGTCACGGGGCAGAATGGATTGGCTTTATTTTTTTTGCGGAAAGTCCACGGTATGTCCTTCCTGACGATGTTCAAACGTGGGTCGCTTCTCATGGCAAAAAAAACGAGCAAAAGCTCGTAGGGGTTTTCGTTCAACCTGACATTGAGAAAATCGCTAGTACCCTCCGGTCCTTTCCAAGTATGGATATCATTCAGCTTCATGGTCGGGAGACGCCCGATATGTGTCGGCTTGTTAAGAGCCGCTTTCAACGAGACGTCATTAAAGTAATTCATCATAACGAGAATGGCCTGGAACAGATGCGAGCCTTTGCGGGCATTGTGGATGGGTTTTTAATTGATACTAAAACGAAGCTTTGGGGAGGAAGTGGACAGACGTTTGACTGGTCCAGTGTTCCTGCATATATGGAAGAGGCAAACCGTCAAGGGGTGACATGCTTCATTGCTGGGGGAGTCAACCCTGCTAATATTGCCAAGCTTCTTGAATACGAACCTCACGGTATTGACGTTGCTAGTGGGATTGAGGTAGAAGGACAAAAATCGATTGAACAAATGAAACGAATGGAGGCTGTGCTTTATGGCACTCGAAATGACTTATCCTGATCACTTAGGGCGATTCGCGACGTTCGGCGGAAAATACGTTCCTGAAACATTAATGCAGCCCCTATATGAATTGGAAGAAGCTTTGCAAGAAGCGCTGCACGACGAAGAGTTTATCTCCTCTTTACACAAGGAGCTAAGTGAATATTCGGGACGACCGACACCGCTTACGTATGCTGAAAATACGACCAATACTTTAGGTGGCGCGCAAGTTTATTTAAAGCGCGAAGATTTAAACCATACGGGCGCTCACAAATTAAACAACGCACTTGGGCAAGCATTGCTTGCAAAAAGAATGGGGAAAAAGTACGTGATCGCTGAAACAGGCGCGGGGCAGCATGGCGTCGCCACAGCAACCGTGGCGGCAAAATTCGGCTTGCACTGTAAAGTGTTTATGGGTGAAAAGGACATCGAAAGACAAAAATTAAATGTTTTTCGAATGGAGCTGCTCGGTGCAGAAGTCATTCCTGTCTCTTCGGGAGATCAAACTTTAAAGGATGCGACAAACGATGCAATCCGTTATTGGGTGCAGCATTGTGAAGATCACTTTTACATTATAGGTTCAGTCGTCGGTCCTCATCCTTACCCGAAAATGGTTCGTGATTTTCAAAGGGTGATCGGTGATGAGACGAAAGAACAAGTGACACAGCAAATTGGACGTTTACCTGAACATATCGTTGCTTGTGTCGGTGGAGGAAGCAATGCGATAGGTATGTTTTATCCGTTTTTAGAAGACGACGTCAAATTGTATGGCGTTGAGGCTGCTGGTCGAGGTGTTCATACGAGCCAGCATGCGGCGACATTAACGAAAGGTACTCCAGGGGTCATCCACGGTTCAATGACGTACTTACTTCAAGATGAACACGGCCAGATTACGGAGCCTTATTCGATTTCAGCGGGTCTAGACTATCCTGGTATCGGACCAGAGCATGCTTACTTAAATGACGCAAAGCGGGTGACATACAAGCCCGTCTCCGATGAAGAGGCGATCGCCGCATTGCAATTTTTATCCGAAAAAGAAGGCATTATCCCTGCGATCGAAAGTGCTCATGCGTTGGCATATGCGTTTCAGATTGCCCCGGAGCTTCCAACAAATGAAGCTTTAGTCGTATGCTTGTCCGGTCGTGGTGATAAAGACGTACAATCCGTA
Above is a genomic segment from Litoribacterium kuwaitense containing:
- the aroH gene encoding chorismate mutase, whose translation is MIRGIRGATTVESNNAEDILVKTEALFRKMVTANGVEAEDVASVYVSMTNDLDAVFPAKALRRLDGWTYVPIMCMAEATVAGALEKCIRVMMHVNTNASQKEVEHIYLEGAVVLRPDLSLTDSKKV
- a CDS encoding anthranilate synthase component I family protein; its protein translation is MKTLQQFIEEAEHYDTIPLVKEYYVDQTTPIHMFTHLQDTASYLLESRDEQSLWSKHSFIGLHETYAIVHQESHFQIKKENKVIESETTLQDAFASVQKLQNLKPLESDLPFSGGGVGYMAYEAAYELETVRTKHGFDGQKPLYHFIFCEIVLAYHHHNGRLEVICYVDVQNKDRVKEIYAETIKRMDDIVSKATLNNDAPPHLLTPTNGQEVEEAFAQFVSNYAKDSFLHDVKAIQEWIKNGDIFQAVLSQRFTKKTEVSGLELYRSLRMINPSPYMFYIVLGETEIIGSSPEKLVEVQQGEIEIHPIAGTRPRGQTKREDEQLGEELKNDEKERAEHHMLVDLARNDVGRVAAYGSVHTPVLLELAHFSHVMHLISKVRGQLAEGFTPFAALNAGFPAGTVSGSPKIRAMEIINELEPTSRGIYAGAICYIGYNAQIDSCIAIRTMTLEKGTVTVQAGAGVVADSVPEMEWEETRNKALGLVRAIDHAEKQKAEGSQTYV
- the trpD gene encoding anthranilate phosphoribosyltransferase; this encodes MFESILQTVAARQETLSEQKAEQAMNIVMQGEASPLQIASFLTALHMRGETIEEIIGFVRSLRSHMTTVNGPTENLIDMCGTGGDASGTFNISTASSLLVSSLGVPVAKHGNFAVSSKSGSADVLNTLGIDIQQNAEEAKQGLAKHHMSFLFAPLYHQAMKHAVAPRKELGFRTVFNILGPMANPLRCRKQLIGVYDFEQAKKMAKALRELGSEHVLLVTGEDGLDEITITGRTNVVELCDGDIHTYQIEPAQFNVPTGRIEDILARSPEDSARIITDVLKGKGEEAATNIVALNAGAALYVADDVSSIEAGIERAQQALRTGQGYAHLEKMMTKKAGDFHVASNS
- the trpC gene encoding indole-3-glycerol phosphate synthase TrpC is translated as MLHQILETKREEIQHIHIEELKHRDVGFRSLRQALLSSEQQPALIAEVKKASPSKGLISEHFVPTEIGQAYERGGAAAISVLTDETYFKGAKAHLEAVRAHVSLPVLRKDFIISEAQVFESASIGADAILLIGEAMSPEALYTLYQTAEAIGLECLVEVHSKETLSQLLDVFTPALLGINNRDLHTFETRLQHTNEIAKLLPEGTLFISESGIHGSDDVKTVKEYGAAGILVGEHLMRSGAPEQAIRALYGNQAT
- a CDS encoding phosphoribosylanthranilate isomerase, with the protein product MRTKPILKFCGNQSAADYVKSISHGAEWIGFIFFAESPRYVLPDDVQTWVASHGKKNEQKLVGVFVQPDIEKIASTLRSFPSMDIIQLHGRETPDMCRLVKSRFQRDVIKVIHHNENGLEQMRAFAGIVDGFLIDTKTKLWGGSGQTFDWSSVPAYMEEANRQGVTCFIAGGVNPANIAKLLEYEPHGIDVASGIEVEGQKSIEQMKRMEAVLYGTRNDLS
- the trpB gene encoding tryptophan synthase subunit beta; the encoded protein is MALEMTYPDHLGRFATFGGKYVPETLMQPLYELEEALQEALHDEEFISSLHKELSEYSGRPTPLTYAENTTNTLGGAQVYLKREDLNHTGAHKLNNALGQALLAKRMGKKYVIAETGAGQHGVATATVAAKFGLHCKVFMGEKDIERQKLNVFRMELLGAEVIPVSSGDQTLKDATNDAIRYWVQHCEDHFYIIGSVVGPHPYPKMVRDFQRVIGDETKEQVTQQIGRLPEHIVACVGGGSNAIGMFYPFLEDDVKLYGVEAAGRGVHTSQHAATLTKGTPGVIHGSMTYLLQDEHGQITEPYSISAGLDYPGIGPEHAYLNDAKRVTYKPVSDEEAIAALQFLSEKEGIIPAIESAHALAYAFQIAPELPTNEALVVCLSGRGDKDVQSVKNYLAERKEGQQ